One stretch of Schlesneria sp. DSM 10557 DNA includes these proteins:
- a CDS encoding efflux RND transporter periplasmic adaptor subunit: MSTFIGREALRAWSGGTLLITLVLSGCSSKIDTAPPAIVKVVSTRPLPMQIIEWDEYVGRIDPIEEVEVRARVGGHLESTHFKEGQIVQKGDLLFVLDQRPYQIVVEQAAADLAGAEARVEEAQAQLKQAEADLAAVESQRDLAASMLERSKRLIAKNASTQEELDTRESNLKQTIAALEVRVARIALAKSAIVTALSETNAARSRFKSAKLNLEYTEVKAPVTGRVSNRVVTDGNLISGGTDQSSLLTTIVSLDPIHCYFDADEQSFLKYVRLVEAGKLSDLRSMQVPVLVALADEPGQYLHQGHLDFLDNRLDRRTATMRGRAVLKNPDLILTPGLFAKVRVPGSGKYEAVLVPDTAIGTDQAEKFVFVVDATKTIQRQKVVIGPKIHGLRVVRDGLKGGEQIVLRGLQRVRTGTVVEADFEQTVALDDGLPDEAPPIPEQDRIPSYVSGESTRSREFASSAH, translated from the coding sequence ATGTCAACGTTCATTGGCCGTGAGGCGCTGCGCGCATGGTCTGGAGGAACTTTGCTGATCACGCTCGTCTTGAGCGGTTGCTCCTCAAAAATCGACACGGCGCCCCCCGCCATTGTGAAGGTTGTCTCAACTCGGCCACTGCCAATGCAGATCATTGAGTGGGATGAGTATGTCGGCCGCATCGATCCGATCGAAGAAGTTGAGGTTCGCGCAAGAGTCGGTGGTCACCTTGAGTCGACTCATTTTAAGGAGGGGCAGATTGTCCAGAAAGGAGATCTGCTCTTCGTTCTGGACCAGCGACCCTATCAGATTGTGGTCGAACAGGCGGCAGCGGATCTGGCCGGGGCAGAAGCTCGCGTGGAAGAAGCCCAGGCACAACTGAAGCAAGCTGAAGCAGATCTGGCAGCCGTGGAATCTCAACGCGATCTGGCTGCATCGATGCTGGAACGTTCAAAACGCTTAATTGCGAAGAATGCTTCGACACAGGAAGAACTCGACACGCGGGAATCGAATTTGAAGCAGACAATCGCGGCGCTGGAGGTGAGAGTCGCACGAATCGCTCTTGCCAAGTCAGCAATCGTGACGGCGCTTTCGGAGACAAACGCGGCCCGATCGCGGTTCAAGTCCGCCAAACTGAATTTGGAATACACAGAAGTCAAGGCACCGGTCACGGGGCGGGTCAGCAATCGAGTTGTGACTGACGGAAATTTGATCAGTGGCGGGACGGATCAGTCGTCACTACTGACGACGATTGTCTCACTCGACCCGATTCATTGTTACTTCGATGCGGATGAGCAATCATTTCTGAAGTACGTGAGGCTCGTTGAAGCGGGCAAGCTGTCTGACTTACGGAGCATGCAGGTTCCCGTTCTGGTCGCACTGGCTGATGAGCCTGGGCAGTATCTCCATCAGGGGCACCTGGACTTTCTCGACAATCGGCTCGATCGTCGTACGGCTACGATGCGAGGGCGGGCGGTGCTAAAGAATCCGGATCTCATACTGACTCCCGGGCTTTTTGCAAAGGTTCGCGTACCAGGGAGCGGAAAGTACGAGGCTGTCCTTGTTCCTGATACGGCGATTGGCACCGATCAGGCGGAAAAGTTCGTGTTCGTGGTGGATGCCACGAAAACGATCCAACGACAGAAGGTCGTAATCGGTCCCAAAATCCATGGACTGCGGGTGGTCAGAGATGGATTAAAGGGAGGCGAGCAGATCGTCTTGCGGGGACTACAGCGAGTTCGAACTGGTACCGTAGTCGAAGCCGATTTTGAGCAGACCGTCGCCTTGGATGATGGTCTGCCTGACGAAGCCCCTCCGATACCCGAGCAGGATCGGATTCCTTCTTACGTCAGTGGCGAATCGACACGTTCTCGAGAATTCGCGTCTTCCGCCCATTAG
- a CDS encoding efflux RND transporter permease subunit, with translation MRIAHFFIDRPIFAAVISVVVTIFGVISYLALPAAQYPDIVPPTIVVRASYPGASPEVIADTVATPIEQEVNGVEHMLYMSSQCTVDGQMELTVTFKLGTDLDTAQVLVQNRVATAIPRLPEEVRRQGVTTTKSTPDILLVIHLVSPDNRYDQLYLSNYALIQVRDVLARVDGVGGITTPGLREYSMRVWLDPERLSHLSLTPGEVVSAIQSQNLQVASGVIGQPPQSSKGDFQLTVKTLGRLMEPQQFEDMVVRTGDDGRLVRLSDIARIELGARDYTINSYVDGETGVGMAISQRPGSNALATADALQKAIEELSKDFPEGLTYRIAYNPTVFVRESIDSVIHTLYEAALLVVIVVLVFLQNWRATLIPLLAIPVSLVGTFAAMYALGFSLNMLSLFGLVLAIGIVVDDAIVVVENVERHIRAGLSPREAAHKAMDEVTAAVIAIAVGLSAVFVPTAFITGISGQFYRQFALTIAVSTLLSAFVSLTLSPALCAILLQSHDEKKDWFGRGWDFVFGWFFRSFNQMFDGLSNGYARTVGWLLRRLALPLFAYVILIGLTGFGFKSVPTGFIPRQDKGYLITVIQLPDGASLARTDEIVRRAGEIIRSNPVVGHTVEFVGFSGAARSNNPSAAVIFFGPLLPHERHHKHDHPNILNELSDIQRKLSEIPDANIFVVPAPPVQGLGNSGGYKFLVQDRAGHGARALQEATQELIAAAQKEPALSGVFTIYGSSTPQVFADVDRVKAYMLDIPLTNVFDTLQVNLGSAYANDFNLYGRTFQVRVQGEEEFRDSIEDINQLKTRNSNGEMVPLGSVVDVRWETGPDRVVRYNMFPSAEVQGDTAPGFSSGQAIATIEQLAGKILPQGMSIEWTDITYQEQLAGNTALFIFPLCVLFVFLVHSAEYESWSLPLAIILIAPVCLPFALGGVWLRGMDNNLITQISFVVLIGLAAKNAVLIVEFAKQHEEEGHSPIESATEACRLRLRPIIMTSFAFILGVVPLARAVGPGFEMRQVLGTAVLAGMLGVTLFGLFLTPAFYVTLRNVSSRFWGRAEHHLGRPVVRSHVQPETVS, from the coding sequence ATGAGGATTGCTCATTTTTTTATCGACCGGCCGATTTTCGCTGCGGTGATCTCTGTTGTTGTCACAATCTTCGGTGTGATTTCGTACCTGGCACTTCCCGCAGCCCAGTACCCCGACATTGTTCCTCCCACGATTGTCGTCCGCGCCAGTTACCCAGGTGCGTCTCCGGAAGTCATTGCCGATACGGTCGCCACTCCCATTGAACAGGAAGTCAATGGTGTCGAGCACATGCTCTACATGTCGTCGCAATGCACTGTGGATGGCCAGATGGAACTCACAGTGACATTCAAGTTGGGGACCGACCTTGATACGGCTCAGGTGCTGGTACAGAACCGCGTGGCGACCGCAATTCCGAGACTACCGGAGGAGGTCCGCCGGCAGGGGGTTACAACCACCAAATCGACGCCCGACATTCTGCTGGTGATCCATCTGGTTTCACCGGACAACCGCTATGACCAGTTGTATCTGAGTAATTACGCATTGATTCAGGTTCGCGACGTTCTGGCTCGTGTCGATGGAGTGGGGGGGATCACGACGCCGGGGCTGCGCGAATACAGCATGCGGGTCTGGCTCGATCCTGAGAGGCTCTCGCACTTGTCATTGACTCCCGGCGAAGTCGTAAGTGCCATTCAGTCACAGAATCTTCAGGTCGCGTCAGGAGTCATCGGTCAGCCTCCCCAATCAAGCAAGGGCGATTTTCAGCTCACCGTAAAAACACTCGGTCGACTGATGGAACCGCAGCAGTTTGAAGACATGGTTGTGAGAACGGGTGACGATGGCCGTCTCGTTCGCCTGAGCGACATCGCGAGGATTGAACTGGGGGCTCGGGACTACACAATCAACAGCTACGTCGATGGAGAAACCGGTGTTGGGATGGCGATTTCGCAGCGGCCTGGCTCGAATGCTCTCGCCACTGCGGATGCATTGCAAAAGGCGATTGAGGAACTCTCTAAGGATTTTCCGGAAGGACTGACGTACCGAATCGCCTACAACCCGACGGTTTTTGTGCGCGAATCGATCGACTCGGTGATTCATACACTCTACGAGGCTGCCCTCCTGGTGGTGATTGTAGTCCTGGTCTTTCTCCAGAACTGGCGTGCAACACTGATCCCGCTGCTCGCCATTCCTGTATCGCTGGTCGGTACCTTTGCGGCAATGTACGCACTGGGATTTTCGCTGAACATGCTATCGCTATTCGGTCTGGTTCTGGCAATTGGAATTGTGGTCGACGATGCAATCGTGGTTGTCGAGAACGTCGAACGCCACATTCGCGCCGGTCTTTCTCCGCGCGAAGCGGCACACAAGGCGATGGACGAAGTCACGGCAGCTGTCATAGCGATTGCGGTGGGGTTGTCTGCTGTGTTTGTTCCCACCGCATTTATCACGGGCATCAGCGGGCAATTTTATCGACAGTTCGCTCTGACGATTGCTGTGTCCACATTGCTGTCGGCATTTGTTTCGTTGACCCTCAGTCCCGCGCTGTGCGCAATCCTCTTGCAATCGCATGATGAAAAGAAGGATTGGTTCGGTCGCGGTTGGGATTTTGTTTTCGGCTGGTTCTTTCGATCGTTCAACCAGATGTTTGACGGCCTCAGCAATGGCTACGCCCGGACTGTGGGATGGTTGTTACGTCGGTTAGCGTTGCCTCTATTCGCCTACGTGATCTTGATCGGACTAACCGGTTTCGGATTCAAATCGGTGCCGACGGGATTCATTCCGCGCCAGGATAAAGGCTACCTGATCACAGTGATCCAACTTCCCGACGGCGCATCGCTAGCCCGAACCGACGAAATTGTTCGACGTGCCGGAGAAATTATTCGAAGCAACCCTGTTGTCGGCCATACGGTCGAGTTTGTTGGGTTCTCGGGAGCCGCCCGCTCTAACAATCCGAGTGCCGCGGTGATCTTTTTTGGCCCGTTGTTGCCGCATGAACGACACCACAAACATGATCACCCCAATATTCTGAATGAACTTTCCGATATCCAGCGAAAGCTTTCAGAGATTCCGGACGCGAATATTTTCGTCGTTCCGGCTCCCCCTGTTCAGGGTCTGGGGAACTCGGGAGGCTATAAGTTTCTGGTGCAGGACCGAGCCGGACACGGGGCGCGCGCTCTTCAGGAGGCAACTCAGGAACTCATTGCAGCGGCTCAGAAGGAACCCGCACTTTCAGGTGTCTTTACGATTTACGGTTCATCGACGCCCCAGGTTTTCGCCGATGTCGATCGGGTAAAAGCCTATATGCTGGATATTCCCCTGACCAACGTTTTCGATACGCTGCAGGTCAATCTGGGCTCGGCGTACGCAAATGACTTCAATCTTTACGGACGCACATTTCAGGTTCGAGTTCAGGGCGAAGAAGAATTTCGTGATTCGATTGAAGACATCAATCAGCTGAAAACACGGAACTCGAATGGAGAAATGGTACCATTGGGCTCTGTGGTCGATGTTCGCTGGGAAACGGGACCGGACCGGGTTGTGCGTTATAATATGTTCCCATCGGCCGAGGTACAGGGGGATACTGCGCCAGGGTTCAGTTCCGGGCAGGCTATCGCCACGATCGAACAGCTGGCCGGAAAGATCCTTCCTCAGGGGATGTCGATCGAATGGACTGATATCACGTATCAGGAACAGCTTGCAGGTAACACGGCGCTGTTCATTTTTCCGTTGTGCGTCCTGTTTGTGTTCCTCGTGCATTCGGCGGAGTACGAGAGTTGGTCACTACCGCTCGCCATCATTCTGATCGCCCCCGTTTGTCTGCCGTTCGCGCTGGGTGGCGTCTGGTTGCGAGGGATGGACAACAACCTGATAACCCAAATCAGCTTTGTTGTACTGATCGGTCTCGCAGCCAAGAATGCTGTCTTGATTGTTGAGTTTGCCAAGCAACATGAAGAAGAAGGTCATAGCCCGATCGAGTCGGCGACAGAGGCGTGTCGACTTCGGCTGAGGCCGATCATCATGACATCGTTCGCGTTCATCCTGGGGGTTGTCCCCCTCGCCCGAGCGGTGGGGCCGGGATTCGAAATGCGACAGGTCTTGGGGACCGCGGTTCTCGCGGGAATGCTCGGCGTGACACTGTTCGGTCTTTTCCTGACGCCAGCATTCTATGTCACGCTGCGGAACGTTTCGAGCCGATTTTGGGGACGAGCCGAGCATCACTTAGGGAGACCTGTCGTGCGCTCGCACGTTCAACCAGAAACAGTGAGCTAG